In Anaerolineales bacterium, the following are encoded in one genomic region:
- a CDS encoding Gfo/Idh/MocA family oxidoreductase: MEKAKAIIVGSGVAGAVRHLPFFKSHPEVELVGMCDPDLARARKVADENGIPGAYASLEEGLRETGARIASICTPPQTHKDLTIYAFEHGADVLLEKPFAVTLAEAREVVAAQKRTGRKLSVVHQNKFMAGILRMAEIVRRGEAGRILHVGLTWMTNGDQDRMVIDPDFWCHKIPGGRWAESLPHQLYIAYALVGEMKLLSVAARKTTAKWPWMSADEVDVVLESKDGYVNIRMSANPAETKRRINVLHGTRASYMFSYKTAFALAERPNAKISADLFRRWLTARIAFRPKRPAPPSPHEYMIHHFIDYVLNDGENPTSPEEALHVEELNEQFGEAFERVIRKTPAG, encoded by the coding sequence ATGGAAAAAGCCAAGGCGATTATCGTCGGCAGCGGCGTTGCCGGCGCGGTTCGGCATTTGCCCTTTTTTAAAAGCCACCCCGAGGTCGAGCTCGTCGGAATGTGCGACCCGGACCTGGCGCGGGCGCGCAAAGTCGCGGACGAGAACGGGATTCCCGGCGCCTACGCCTCCCTCGAAGAAGGTCTGCGCGAAACCGGGGCGCGGATCGCCTCGATCTGCACCCCGCCGCAGACCCACAAGGACCTGACGATCTACGCCTTCGAGCACGGGGCGGACGTGCTGTTGGAGAAGCCGTTCGCTGTCACCCTGGCGGAGGCGCGCGAGGTGGTCGCCGCCCAAAAGCGCACCGGCCGTAAGCTTTCGGTGGTGCACCAAAACAAGTTCATGGCGGGCATCCTGCGCATGGCGGAAATCGTGCGGCGCGGCGAAGCGGGCCGGATCCTGCACGTCGGCTTGACCTGGATGACCAACGGGGATCAGGACCGGATGGTCATCGATCCGGACTTCTGGTGCCATAAAATTCCCGGCGGCCGCTGGGCGGAAAGCCTCCCGCACCAGCTCTACATCGCCTACGCGCTGGTGGGGGAGATGAAACTGCTGAGCGTGGCGGCGCGCAAGACCACCGCCAAGTGGCCGTGGATGAGCGCCGACGAAGTGGATGTGGTGCTGGAGAGCAAGGACGGGTACGTCAACATCCGCATGTCGGCCAATCCCGCGGAAACCAAGCGCCGGATCAACGTCCTCCACGGCACCCGGGCGTCTTACATGTTCTCCTACAAGACCGCATTTGCGCTGGCCGAACGGCCCAACGCCAAGATCTCCGCGGATTTGTTCCGCCGCTGGCTGACGGCCCGGATCGCGTTCCGGCCCAAACGGCCTGCGCCGCCCTCCCCGCACGAATACATGATCCATCACTTCATAGACTACGTCCTGAACGACGGAGAAAATCCCACCTCGCCCGAGGAAGCCCTGCACGTCGAGGAGTTGAACGAGCAATTCGGCGAAGCGTTCGAACGCGTCATCCGTAAAACCCCGGCCGGTTGA